One genomic region from Gemmatimonadaceae bacterium encodes:
- a CDS encoding FAD-dependent oxidoreductase translates to MTTQSKTSVAVLGGGCGAMAAVFALTATAELRARYDVTVYQLGWRLGGKGASGRNAQAGQRIEEHGLHMWLGFYDDAFRMMRECYAEWNGPVPFAQAFIPQRLITLQELVGTGPAAQWETWNVHVPVLPGEPGVDGPPLLVELLDGLFDALTGHYATAGLRDRAAAGFHALTAARAHLGTMHEDPSRHTPHDRQQLLAHIETARASVAAAAPLSSLGDFMRRAALLVELGLAIAKGFVTDVLPYGDAGYDCINDVEFRAWLESHGASPDVSFSAPVRALYDLGFAYAAGVADRDHAQAAAGVALRVMLSIAFGSRGAPLWKMYAGMGDTVFTPFHEVLKARGVRFKFFHRVRALHLSPSGALVQRVELSRQVDVLAGAEEYDPFVPVAGIPAWPSDALWPQIRDGQAVKARLEAEGITLESPRCTEEVERVTLEMGRDFDLVLLGISLGGLPDVCGELLDASESWRSMVANVPTVGTQAFQVWLNKPLAELGWTAGPTVMTSYAEPFDTWGEMSHLIPREAWPPQAGVQSIHYFCGAMPDHAAPASALGPLSAAELDVVVRDRARAWLEERIAHLWPSTMAGGTFDWNLLVDMNAGVGPARFDAQFFRSNLGLTERYVLSPPGSIRFRLPQRDAEFGNLFLAGDWTRTLYNSGCVEAAVDSGLRAAAAINAYPSFPTAAPTT, encoded by the coding sequence ATGACCACCCAATCGAAGACGAGCGTGGCGGTACTGGGCGGCGGCTGCGGCGCGATGGCCGCGGTGTTCGCGCTCACGGCCACCGCCGAACTGCGGGCCCGGTACGACGTGACCGTGTACCAGCTGGGATGGCGGCTGGGAGGCAAGGGAGCGAGCGGGCGCAATGCGCAGGCCGGCCAGCGTATCGAGGAGCACGGGCTCCACATGTGGCTGGGATTCTACGACGACGCCTTTCGCATGATGCGCGAGTGCTACGCCGAATGGAACGGTCCGGTGCCGTTCGCGCAGGCGTTCATTCCGCAGCGGCTGATCACGTTGCAGGAGCTGGTGGGCACCGGTCCCGCGGCGCAATGGGAGACCTGGAACGTCCACGTGCCGGTGCTGCCGGGCGAGCCTGGCGTGGACGGCCCGCCGCTGCTGGTGGAGTTGCTGGACGGACTGTTCGACGCGCTCACCGGCCACTACGCGACGGCGGGTCTCAGGGACCGCGCGGCGGCCGGGTTCCACGCGCTGACCGCGGCGCGCGCGCATCTGGGCACGATGCACGAGGACCCCTCGCGCCACACGCCCCACGACCGCCAGCAGCTGTTGGCCCACATCGAGACGGCGCGGGCGAGCGTGGCGGCGGCGGCGCCACTGTCGTCGCTGGGCGACTTCATGCGGCGCGCCGCGTTGCTGGTCGAACTGGGGCTGGCGATCGCGAAGGGATTCGTGACCGACGTCCTGCCCTACGGCGACGCGGGGTACGACTGCATCAACGACGTCGAGTTCCGCGCCTGGCTCGAATCGCACGGCGCGAGCCCGGACGTCTCCTTCTCGGCGCCGGTGCGCGCGCTGTACGACCTGGGGTTCGCGTACGCGGCCGGCGTTGCCGACCGCGACCACGCCCAGGCGGCGGCGGGAGTCGCCCTGCGGGTGATGCTGAGCATCGCGTTCGGGAGCCGCGGCGCCCCGCTCTGGAAGATGTACGCCGGGATGGGCGACACGGTGTTCACGCCGTTCCACGAGGTGCTCAAGGCGCGCGGGGTGCGCTTCAAGTTCTTCCACCGCGTGCGGGCGCTCCACCTCTCGCCGTCGGGCGCGCTCGTGCAGCGGGTGGAGCTGTCGCGCCAGGTGGACGTGCTCGCCGGCGCCGAGGAGTACGACCCGTTCGTGCCGGTGGCGGGGATTCCGGCCTGGCCATCCGATGCGCTTTGGCCCCAGATCAGGGACGGGCAGGCGGTGAAAGCGCGCCTCGAAGCGGAGGGGATCACGCTCGAGTCGCCGCGGTGCACCGAGGAGGTGGAGCGCGTCACCCTCGAGATGGGCCGCGACTTCGACCTCGTGCTTCTGGGCATCTCGCTGGGCGGTCTGCCCGACGTGTGCGGGGAGTTGCTGGACGCGAGCGAGTCGTGGCGGTCGATGGTGGCCAACGTGCCGACGGTGGGAACGCAGGCGTTCCAGGTCTGGCTCAACAAGCCGCTGGCCGAACTCGGCTGGACGGCGGGGCCCACCGTGATGACGTCGTATGCCGAGCCGTTCGACACGTGGGGCGAGATGTCGCACCTCATCCCGCGCGAGGCCTGGCCGCCGCAGGCCGGCGTGCAGAGCATCCATTACTTCTGCGGCGCGATGCCCGACCATGCGGCGCCAGCCTCGGCGCTGGGGCCGCTGAGCGCGGCCGAGCTGGACGTGGTGGTGCGTGACCGCGCGCGCGCGTGGCTGGAGGAGCGTATCGCGCACCTGTGGCCGAGCACGATGGCCGGGGGCACGTTCGACTGGAATCTGCTCGTGGATATGAACGCGGGCGTGGGGCCGGCGCGGTTCGACGCGCAGTTCTTCCGGTCGAATCTCGGGTTGACCGAGCGGTACGTGCTCTCGCCGCCGGGCTCGATCCGGTTCCGGCTGCCGCAGCGCGACGCCGAGTTCGGCAATCTGTTCCTCGCCGGCGACTGGACGCGCACGCTCTACAACTCGGGGTGCGTGGAGGCGGCCGTCGACTCGGGCCTGCGCGCGGCGGCGGCGATCAACGCCTATCCGTCGTTCCCCACCGCCGCGCCCACGACCTAG
- a CDS encoding FAD-dependent oxidoreductase — protein MPKTRIAILGGGAGSLSAAYQLTRTPELRAKHDVTIYQMGWRLGGQGASGRNRDEHDRVEEHGLHIWLGFYENAFAMMRECYAEQAKEPDNPFQAWTDAFKPESITPLGLGDGQTYFLAEWPTNADTPGDGQLLLTPWGAVTEALGVLAEIVKQLLADIEHEIGRGHMVRAALAIVGRLLASIVSDLRTRKGLGHAIRKTIAVAGAIPGLALRHSSGRLHHLLERSHLTSVSAESMEGAFDHALAEATLLLLEGAHDVVRRLVDPTGEGALLGMILDTATATLRGLLNPRYGFTTTWDLNGLDEYEYLDWLIENGARPTIKSVPRLFDAPELRALYDLAFAYRTDLAKGLQPDFAAGAAIRSLIRIFATYKGAVLYEMQAGMGETVIGPLYQVLKARGVHFEFFHKVRHLELSPNKRWIQRVHLDRQVDLAGASYDPMFTVKGLPCWPSEPFWEQIRNGPAIKAQLDAAGLTLESRWCDTKAGDVSLELGTDFDKVILGINLGAFQKLNDEDPSMCEELIAASPQFRAMTEQLGLIPTFGVQLWMDRDLQGLGWAHPRPAMDGSAEPMDVWADMSQVLDKESWPLAAGPRSIQYFCGPFNTDLFRRPSRDHDVPRLATEAVADIARTWLSTYTATIWPSALEPGTQATLDWALLHTAANAQGPARVATQWMRANVDPSECCVASWHGSTKYRLRQGDSGFLNLYLAGTWTRTGMNVTCVEGAVMSGAAASRAICGEPATIVGFNFLQSP, from the coding sequence ATGCCCAAGACGCGCATCGCAATTCTCGGAGGCGGAGCCGGCTCGCTCAGCGCGGCATATCAACTCACGCGCACGCCCGAACTGCGGGCCAAGCACGACGTGACCATCTACCAGATGGGCTGGCGTCTGGGAGGGCAGGGGGCCAGCGGCCGCAACCGCGACGAGCATGATCGCGTGGAGGAGCACGGCCTCCACATCTGGCTCGGTTTCTACGAGAACGCGTTCGCGATGATGCGCGAATGCTACGCCGAGCAGGCCAAGGAGCCGGACAATCCCTTCCAGGCGTGGACGGATGCGTTCAAGCCGGAATCGATCACGCCGCTCGGACTGGGCGACGGCCAGACGTACTTCCTCGCCGAGTGGCCCACCAACGCCGACACGCCGGGCGACGGCCAACTCCTGCTCACGCCGTGGGGCGCCGTCACCGAGGCGCTGGGCGTGCTCGCCGAGATCGTCAAGCAGCTCCTCGCCGACATCGAGCACGAGATCGGGCGGGGGCACATGGTCCGCGCGGCCCTGGCGATCGTCGGCCGCCTGCTGGCCAGCATCGTCAGCGACCTGCGCACGCGCAAGGGACTCGGCCATGCCATCCGCAAGACGATCGCCGTGGCCGGAGCGATCCCGGGACTTGCCCTGCGCCACTCGTCGGGCCGTCTGCACCATCTGCTGGAGCGCAGCCACCTCACCTCCGTCTCCGCCGAGTCGATGGAGGGCGCGTTCGACCACGCGCTGGCCGAGGCCACCCTCCTGCTCCTGGAGGGCGCGCACGACGTCGTGCGGCGGCTCGTCGACCCGACGGGCGAAGGGGCGCTGCTCGGCATGATTCTCGATACCGCCACGGCCACGTTGCGTGGGTTGCTCAATCCCCGGTACGGGTTCACCACCACCTGGGATCTCAATGGCCTCGACGAATACGAGTACCTCGATTGGTTGATCGAGAACGGCGCCCGCCCGACGATCAAGTCGGTGCCGCGGCTGTTCGATGCCCCGGAGCTCCGCGCCCTGTACGATCTGGCGTTCGCCTATCGCACCGACCTGGCCAAGGGCCTGCAGCCCGACTTCGCGGCCGGCGCCGCCATCCGCTCGCTCATCCGCATCTTCGCCACGTACAAGGGCGCCGTGCTGTACGAGATGCAGGCCGGCATGGGAGAGACGGTGATCGGGCCGCTCTACCAGGTGTTGAAGGCGCGCGGCGTCCACTTCGAGTTCTTCCACAAGGTCAGGCACCTCGAACTCTCGCCCAACAAGCGGTGGATCCAGCGCGTCCATCTCGATCGCCAGGTGGACCTGGCCGGCGCGTCGTACGACCCGATGTTCACGGTCAAGGGGCTGCCCTGCTGGCCGTCGGAACCGTTCTGGGAACAGATCCGCAACGGGCCCGCGATCAAGGCCCAGCTCGACGCCGCCGGCCTCACGCTCGAGTCCCGCTGGTGCGACACCAAGGCCGGCGACGTATCGCTCGAACTCGGGACCGACTTCGACAAGGTCATCCTCGGCATCAACCTCGGCGCATTCCAGAAGTTGAATGACGAGGATCCCTCGATGTGCGAGGAGTTGATCGCCGCCAGCCCCCAGTTCCGGGCGATGACCGAGCAGCTGGGCCTCATCCCCACGTTCGGCGTGCAGCTGTGGATGGACCGCGATCTCCAGGGCCTGGGCTGGGCCCACCCCAGGCCGGCGATGGACGGATCCGCCGAGCCGATGGACGTGTGGGCCGACATGTCGCAGGTGCTGGACAAGGAGAGCTGGCCCCTCGCCGCCGGCCCCCGGTCCATCCAGTACTTCTGCGGCCCGTTCAATACCGACCTCTTCCGCCGTCCGTCGCGCGACCACGACGTGCCGCGCCTCGCCACCGAGGCGGTCGCCGACATCGCCCGGACATGGCTCAGTACCTACACCGCCACCATCTGGCCGTCGGCGCTCGAGCCCGGCACGCAGGCCACGCTCGACTGGGCCCTCCTGCACACGGCGGCCAACGCCCAGGGGCCGGCCCGCGTGGCCACGCAATGGATGCGCGCCAACGTCGATCCTTCCGAATGCTGCGTGGCGTCCTGGCACGGGTCCACCAAGTATCGATTGCGCCAGGGCGATTCGGGATTCCTCAACCTGTACCTCGCCGGCACCTGGACGCGAACGGGCATGAACGTCACCTGCGTCGAGGGCGCGGTCATGTCCGGCGCCGCCGCGTCCCGCGCCATCTGCGGCGAGCCCGCCACCATCGTCGGATTCAACTTTCTCCAATCACCCTGA
- a CDS encoding AAA family ATPase, with product MESLASYVSAIQQRRVAARRGPPTGPSHDQFLGSALFVDIAGFSSLAERLAQAGAEGAERLSEILNAYFGQLTDLVVAHGGDVQLFAGDAALALWHADDAPTLEAATIAATQCALAIRDRLHDFAPAPDVTLGLRAGIGAGALGIVELGGIDDQWTAMLVGDPIRQAGDASGVAEPGHVVLSADASRFLTAAAPGAALPGGWRRVDGVPGGGPPRALRLPHVSPDLLRPYVPPVVRDRVDAGHGAWGAEFRRVSVVFINLLGLPDDPAAAPAMLHRAVETTQREMQRRAGAVYQALMDDKGLSIIGAFGLPPGGAENAATRAVESAVVLSQELAALGLTPTIGVATGRTFCGAYGSVARRQYTIVGTTINLAARLMKAAAHGVLVDDATRQASGGRFAFDTLDPIRVKGFAQPVSVHRPRGRASVPLRAGGQFIAGRATERAALAARVDALGRGDGGLVWIEGEAGIGKSYLVADLADRARGAAVQVVAGAGDAVERTTAYFAWRDLLARLAGRGTSLKGAELREALLAPLADQPDLAARAPVLNAILPLQLPETPFTEAMRHEVRADAIKDLAVALVASVAREAPLVLILDDVHWLDSASLDLAAAVAARVPRLLVVLSSRPLEEPTATGVRRLMDTANGVHLPLGPLGEAELPALLAHCLHVPDVPQELVAFILGRAEGHPFYSEELARALAEAGLVAIDDGVCRLAAGEAGLRGAEFPDTVHGVVSARIDRLPLDEQLMLKSASIIGRVFEHDVLHDVYPVPTDLPRLRGGLEHLEDVDLTRVESPDPHLAYLFRHAIVQDVAYGALLFAQRRQLHRAVAEWYERHRAHELAALAPLLAHHWDRAGEPARAIPYLERAAEQAVQSFANREARSFLERAKELAAANDVPLDAQRRAQWEFWLGEAAIHLSEYNVAGTHLRTALALLGYPLSSGTVGMTAGIWRELAAQILHRLRPARFVGAAPPAERAALATAALATKRFAEAGWFNNEQVSPVYASLRCTNLAERGADGAGMIDGYATLAILAGMARLTSAAHWYVARAQSLARDEPNVRDLARIQLNYASNVGDWELVERTTDWGCELFGRQGARFLWEACRAGRGFTNLSTGRFADARRCFDETFASARYGALQSRLWARAGQCATLLATRGRVDPGLVADYRAQLKYNAHRTEETVGHGLLAVAALRDDDRELALTHATTALAQFRATPPNLYYSLWSVAGMCEVFLADWRARAGGPAAAEARRRARQACMVLRQFAWMLPVAGPRAALHRGQYAWQAGHARRARRLWDTGLQLAERLRMPYDYGLLELESALHLSAPPAAQRRQLDGAAARLASLGAEHDAARAAAAIQSVPSSGPV from the coding sequence ATGGAATCCCTCGCCTCGTACGTCTCCGCCATCCAGCAGCGACGCGTGGCGGCTCGACGGGGACCGCCCACGGGGCCGAGTCACGATCAGTTTCTCGGGTCGGCGCTGTTCGTGGACATCGCCGGGTTCAGCAGCCTCGCCGAACGCCTCGCGCAAGCAGGCGCCGAGGGCGCCGAGCGCCTCTCGGAGATCCTCAACGCGTACTTCGGCCAGCTCACCGATCTCGTCGTCGCGCATGGCGGCGACGTCCAACTGTTCGCGGGCGATGCGGCGCTGGCCCTCTGGCACGCCGACGACGCGCCGACGCTCGAGGCCGCCACCATCGCGGCCACGCAGTGCGCGCTCGCCATCCGCGACCGCCTGCATGATTTCGCGCCGGCGCCCGACGTCACGCTGGGCCTGCGCGCCGGCATCGGCGCCGGCGCCCTCGGCATCGTCGAACTCGGCGGCATCGACGACCAGTGGACGGCGATGCTCGTCGGCGATCCCATCCGCCAGGCGGGCGACGCGAGCGGCGTGGCCGAACCGGGTCACGTGGTCCTGTCCGCGGATGCGTCGCGATTCCTGACGGCTGCCGCACCGGGCGCCGCGCTTCCCGGCGGGTGGCGGCGCGTGGACGGCGTGCCCGGCGGCGGGCCTCCACGTGCGCTGCGGCTCCCCCACGTCTCGCCCGATCTGCTGCGCCCCTACGTGCCGCCGGTGGTGCGTGATCGCGTGGACGCCGGCCATGGCGCGTGGGGCGCCGAGTTCCGTCGCGTGTCGGTGGTGTTCATCAATCTGCTCGGGTTGCCCGACGATCCGGCCGCGGCGCCCGCGATGTTGCACCGGGCGGTGGAGACCACGCAACGCGAGATGCAGCGGCGCGCCGGCGCGGTGTACCAGGCGTTGATGGACGACAAGGGCCTGAGCATCATCGGCGCGTTCGGTCTCCCGCCCGGGGGCGCGGAGAATGCGGCGACCCGCGCCGTCGAATCGGCGGTCGTTCTCTCCCAGGAGTTGGCGGCGCTCGGCCTCACGCCCACGATCGGCGTCGCCACCGGCCGCACCTTCTGCGGCGCGTACGGGAGCGTGGCGCGACGCCAGTACACGATCGTCGGCACCACCATCAACCTGGCCGCGCGGCTGATGAAGGCGGCGGCCCACGGCGTGCTCGTGGACGACGCCACGCGCCAGGCGAGCGGCGGCCGCTTCGCGTTCGACACCCTCGACCCCATTCGCGTCAAGGGATTTGCGCAACCGGTGAGCGTCCATCGGCCACGCGGCCGGGCGAGCGTGCCGCTGCGCGCCGGCGGCCAGTTCATCGCCGGTCGCGCGACGGAGCGCGCCGCACTTGCCGCGCGCGTCGACGCGCTGGGGCGCGGGGACGGCGGCCTCGTCTGGATCGAGGGGGAGGCGGGGATCGGCAAGTCGTACCTCGTCGCCGATCTCGCCGACCGCGCGCGCGGCGCGGCCGTGCAGGTGGTGGCCGGCGCGGGCGACGCGGTGGAGCGCACCACCGCCTACTTCGCATGGCGCGATCTGCTCGCGCGCCTGGCGGGCCGCGGCACATCGCTGAAGGGCGCCGAACTGCGTGAGGCGTTGCTCGCGCCGCTCGCCGACCAGCCCGATCTGGCCGCGCGCGCCCCCGTCCTGAACGCCATCCTGCCGCTGCAGCTGCCGGAAACCCCGTTCACCGAGGCCATGCGCCACGAGGTGCGCGCCGACGCGATCAAGGATCTGGCCGTGGCCCTGGTCGCGTCGGTGGCCCGCGAGGCGCCGCTGGTGCTCATCCTCGACGACGTCCACTGGCTCGACTCGGCGTCGCTCGACCTGGCCGCGGCGGTGGCGGCCCGCGTGCCGCGACTGCTCGTCGTGCTCTCGAGCCGCCCGCTGGAGGAGCCCACCGCCACCGGCGTCCGGCGCCTCATGGACACAGCGAACGGCGTGCATCTGCCGCTCGGGCCCTTGGGCGAAGCCGAGCTGCCCGCGCTGCTCGCTCACTGCCTGCACGTTCCCGACGTCCCGCAGGAGCTCGTCGCGTTCATTCTCGGGCGCGCCGAGGGGCATCCGTTCTACAGCGAGGAACTCGCGCGCGCCCTCGCCGAAGCCGGCCTCGTCGCGATCGACGACGGCGTGTGCCGCCTGGCCGCCGGCGAGGCGGGGCTGCGCGGCGCCGAGTTCCCGGACACCGTGCACGGCGTGGTCTCGGCGCGCATCGACCGCCTGCCGCTCGACGAGCAGTTGATGCTCAAGTCAGCCAGTATCATCGGCCGCGTGTTCGAGCACGACGTGCTGCACGACGTGTACCCCGTGCCCACCGACCTCCCGCGCCTGCGCGGCGGGCTGGAGCACCTGGAGGACGTCGATCTCACGCGCGTCGAGTCCCCCGACCCGCATCTGGCGTATCTGTTCCGGCACGCCATCGTGCAGGACGTGGCGTACGGCGCCCTGCTGTTCGCGCAACGCCGGCAACTCCACCGCGCCGTGGCCGAGTGGTACGAGCGGCACCGCGCCCACGAACTGGCCGCGTTGGCTCCGCTGCTCGCGCACCACTGGGATCGCGCCGGCGAGCCGGCGCGCGCCATTCCGTATCTCGAGCGCGCGGCCGAGCAGGCGGTGCAGAGTTTTGCCAACCGCGAAGCGCGCAGCTTCCTGGAGCGGGCCAAGGAGCTGGCCGCGGCCAACGACGTACCCCTCGACGCGCAACGCCGGGCGCAGTGGGAATTCTGGCTCGGCGAAGCCGCCATCCATCTGTCGGAGTACAACGTGGCCGGCACGCACCTGCGCACGGCGCTCGCCCTGCTCGGCTACCCGCTGTCGTCGGGAACGGTGGGCATGACGGCCGGCATATGGCGCGAGTTGGCCGCGCAGATCCTGCACCGCCTCCGGCCGGCGCGGTTCGTCGGCGCCGCGCCGCCCGCCGAGCGCGCCGCGCTCGCCACGGCGGCGCTCGCTACCAAACGATTCGCCGAGGCCGGCTGGTTCAACAACGAGCAGGTCTCGCCGGTGTACGCCTCGTTGCGATGCACCAACCTCGCCGAGCGGGGCGCCGACGGCGCGGGCATGATCGACGGATACGCCACGCTCGCCATTCTCGCCGGGATGGCCCGCCTGACGTCGGCCGCCCACTGGTACGTCGCGCGCGCCCAATCGCTGGCTCGCGACGAACCCAACGTGCGCGACCTGGCGCGCATCCAGCTCAACTACGCCAGCAACGTGGGCGACTGGGAGCTGGTCGAGCGTACCACCGATTGGGGGTGCGAGCTGTTCGGACGCCAGGGCGCCCGGTTCCTCTGGGAAGCGTGTCGCGCCGGCCGTGGATTCACCAACCTCTCCACCGGCCGCTTCGCCGACGCCCGGCGCTGCTTCGACGAGACGTTCGCGTCGGCGCGGTACGGCGCGCTCCAATCGCGGCTCTGGGCGCGCGCCGGCCAGTGCGCCACACTGCTCGCCACGCGCGGCCGCGTGGATCCCGGCCTCGTCGCGGATTACCGCGCCCAGCTCAAGTACAACGCGCACCGCACCGAGGAGACGGTGGGCCACGGGTTGCTGGCCGTCGCCGCCCTGCGCGACGACGATCGGGAGCTGGCGCTCACGCACGCCACCACCGCGCTCGCGCAGTTCCGCGCCACCCCGCCCAATCTGTACTACTCCCTCTGGAGCGTGGCCGGCATGTGCGAGGTCTTCCTCGCCGACTGGCGCGCGCGCGCCGGTGGACCGGCCGCCGCCGAGGCGCGCCGTCGCGCCCGCCAGGCGTGCATGGTCCTGCGGCAGTTCGCCTGGATGCTCCCCGTGGCCGGCCCGCGGGCCGCCCTCCATCGGGGCCAGTACGCCTGGCAGGCCGGACATGCGCGCCGCGCCCGGCGCCTGTGGGACACGGGGCTCCAACTGGCCGAACGCCTGCGGATGCCGTACGATTATGGCCTTCTGGAGCTCGAGTCGGCGCTGCATCTGTCCGCGCCGCCCGCCGCCCAGCGGCGACAACTCGACGGCGCCGCGGCGAGGCTCGCCTCCCTGGGCGCCGAACACGACGCGGCACGCGCCGCTGCTGCGATACAATCCGTGCCGTCGTCCGGACCGGTCTGA
- a CDS encoding PAS domain-containing protein produces MTHEGAAATFTLDASGVVTGWSPAAERLFGRPAGSVVGRPWAGLHLPDDGRLEDAPPIMARAVADGQARENRSWARADGSRFDAPLALSCLYDARHRPAGFAATIGDPSDAALAEALARSESHLNTASAIARMGSWEYDSRTGERWWSPELFRILEIDPSGPIPAFEHTLRRMHEDDRDRVGRIFREASDNPRPVVVEYRIVLRDGTVRWIEARSESLVPTESHPRLAGTVQDITARKAIERELRRTNRAQRTISECNQAMIRAADEAALLDSICEIVVSVGGYILAWVGIAEHDEARTVRPVARAGPAIAYLEGIMVRWDDSDRGRGPIGRAVRSGRPQSSHDIAGDPAFVPWREAAQRHGIGSALALPIMVDGAPLGALTVYAADADAFDDGEIALLKELAEDLEFGIATLRQRAETRRVDESLRESEARFRQLAENIREVFWLADPAHDQMVYISPGYETIWGRSCESLYASSKDWIDAIHPDDRERVVRATYEKQVAGTYDEEYRILRPDGATRWIRDRGFPVRDAAGTVFRIAGVAEDVTERRHLEAQLQQTQKLESIGILAGGVAHDFNNLLTVIGGNTELLLAALETGDSLRPLAAEIQLAAVRAGSLTRQLLAFSRRQVIAPQVLDVNGIVTEAEQMFQRLLGEDIELSVVLDPSAGPVRVDPGQLSQVILNLAVNARDAMPEGGRLAITTRALAADPAVDAAPPRVRLSVSDTGTGMAADVKGRLFEPFFTTKAAGRGTGLGLAVVHGIVAQSGGTIDVESEPGKGTVFHITLPVVEQPVAAMGAPAPLRAEHGAETVLVVEDDEGVRRMATRILATRGYRVIEGANGPEALRVLEELGGKVDLMITDVVMPNMSGRELAERVRQRWPGIRIVFASGYSDDAIIRHGVMEGRESLLQKPYTSESLLRKVREALE; encoded by the coding sequence ATGACGCATGAAGGCGCCGCCGCGACGTTCACCCTCGACGCATCCGGCGTCGTGACGGGGTGGAGCCCGGCCGCTGAGCGACTGTTCGGGCGCCCTGCCGGATCGGTCGTCGGCCGGCCGTGGGCGGGGCTGCACCTGCCGGACGACGGGCGGCTCGAGGACGCGCCGCCGATCATGGCCCGGGCCGTGGCCGACGGCCAGGCGCGCGAGAATCGGTCGTGGGCGCGCGCTGACGGGTCCCGCTTCGACGCACCCCTGGCGCTGTCGTGCCTGTACGATGCGCGGCACCGACCGGCGGGCTTCGCCGCCACCATCGGGGATCCCTCGGACGCCGCGCTCGCCGAGGCGCTGGCGCGCAGCGAATCGCACCTGAACACGGCGTCCGCGATCGCGCGGATGGGCAGTTGGGAATACGATTCGCGCACCGGCGAGCGCTGGTGGTCGCCGGAGCTGTTCCGGATCCTGGAAATCGATCCGAGCGGCCCGATCCCGGCGTTCGAGCACACGCTGCGGCGCATGCACGAGGACGATCGCGATCGCGTGGGCCGGATCTTCCGCGAAGCGAGCGACAACCCCCGACCCGTCGTCGTGGAATATCGCATCGTGTTGCGCGACGGCACGGTGCGTTGGATCGAGGCGCGCAGCGAGTCCCTGGTTCCCACCGAGAGCCACCCGCGTCTCGCCGGTACCGTGCAGGACATCACGGCGCGGAAGGCCATCGAGCGGGAGCTGCGCCGCACGAACCGGGCGCAGCGCACGATCAGCGAGTGCAACCAGGCGATGATCCGCGCCGCCGATGAGGCGGCGCTGCTCGACAGCATCTGCGAGATCGTGGTCTCCGTAGGCGGCTACATACTGGCGTGGGTGGGCATCGCCGAGCACGATGAGGCGAGGACGGTGCGCCCGGTGGCGAGGGCCGGTCCGGCCATCGCCTACCTCGAGGGGATCATGGTGCGCTGGGACGACAGCGACCGTGGCCGCGGTCCGATTGGCCGGGCGGTGCGCTCGGGACGGCCGCAATCCAGCCACGACATCGCCGGTGATCCTGCCTTCGTGCCCTGGCGCGAGGCCGCCCAGCGCCACGGCATCGGATCGGCGCTGGCCCTGCCGATCATGGTCGACGGGGCGCCGCTGGGGGCGCTCACGGTGTACGCCGCCGACGCCGACGCGTTCGACGACGGCGAGATCGCGCTGCTCAAGGAGCTGGCCGAAGATCTCGAGTTCGGGATCGCAACGCTGCGCCAGCGGGCCGAGACGCGCCGCGTGGACGAGTCGCTGCGCGAGAGCGAGGCACGGTTCCGGCAGCTCGCCGAGAACATTCGCGAGGTGTTCTGGCTCGCCGATCCCGCGCACGATCAGATGGTGTACATCAGCCCGGGGTACGAAACGATCTGGGGACGCAGCTGCGAGAGTCTGTATGCCTCGTCCAAGGACTGGATCGACGCCATTCATCCCGACGACCGCGAGCGTGTGGTCCGGGCCACGTACGAGAAGCAGGTGGCGGGCACCTACGACGAGGAGTACCGCATCCTGCGGCCCGACGGGGCCACGCGCTGGATCCGGGACCGCGGGTTCCCGGTGCGCGATGCAGCCGGCACGGTGTTCCGCATTGCCGGAGTCGCCGAGGACGTCACCGAGCGCCGCCATCTCGAAGCCCAGCTTCAGCAAACGCAGAAGCTCGAGTCCATCGGCATCCTCGCCGGCGGCGTGGCCCACGACTTCAACAATCTGCTCACCGTGATCGGCGGCAACACCGAACTGCTGCTCGCGGCGCTCGAAACCGGCGATTCCCTCCGGCCGCTGGCCGCCGAGATCCAGCTCGCCGCGGTGCGTGCCGGATCGCTCACCCGGCAGCTGCTCGCGTTCAGCCGCCGCCAGGTCATCGCGCCCCAGGTGCTCGACGTCAACGGCATCGTCACCGAGGCGGAGCAGATGTTCCAGCGGCTGTTGGGGGAGGACATCGAGCTGAGCGTGGTGCTGGATCCGTCCGCCGGGCCCGTGCGCGTGGATCCGGGCCAGCTCTCGCAGGTGATCCTCAACCTCGCGGTCAACGCGCGCGATGCCATGCCCGAAGGAGGACGCCTGGCCATCACCACGCGCGCGCTTGCCGCGGACCCGGCCGTGGACGCCGCGCCCCCCCGCGTCCGCCTGTCCGTGTCGGACACCGGCACCGGGATGGCGGCCGACGTGAAGGGGCGCCTGTTCGAGCCCTTTTTCACGACCAAGGCCGCGGGCCGCGGCACCGGGCTGGGGTTGGCCGTGGTGCACGGCATCGTGGCGCAGAGCGGCGGAACGATCGATGTCGAGAGCGAGCCGGGCAAGGGCACGGTCTTCCACATCACGCTGCCGGTGGTGGAGCAGCCGGTCGCGGCCATGGGCGCCCCTGCGCCCCTGCGCGCCGAGCACGGCGCCGAGACGGTGCTCGTGGTGGAGGACGACGAGGGCGTGCGCCGCATGGCCACGCGCATTCTCGCCACGCGCGGCTATCGGGTGATCGAGGGCGCGAACGGGCCCGAGGCCCTGCGCGTGCTCGAGGAGTTGGGCGGCAAGGTGGATCTCATGATCACCGACGTCGTGATGCCGAACATGAGCGGCCGCGAACTCGCCGAGCGGGTGCGCCAGCGGTGGCCCGGCATCCGGATCGTCTTCGCCTCCGGGTACTCCGACGACGCGATCATCCGCCACGGCGTGATGGAGGGCCGCGAGTCGCTGCTCCAGAAGCCGTACACGTCCGAGTCGCTGCTGCGGAAGGTGCGCGAGGCGCTGGAATAG